CCGGTGAGCTTGGGCGGGAGGGCGGCTGGGGTTACACTCGCGGGGGTGGGTAGAGTAATTGACATGGTCGCCTATGGCCTGTTGCGAGCGGTCTGGGCGCTGGGTGCCGCGCTGCCACTGGCGGTGACAAGGGGTGCCCTTGAGGGCCTCGGCAGCCTGGCCTCCAGGGTCGACGTCCGTCACAGGCGGGTCATCGACAGCAATCTGTGCCAGGCTTTTCCTTCCTGGGACGCCGCCAAGCGAAATAGTTGCTCCAGGGTCGTTTTTCGCAGCTGGGGACGCATGATGGCCGAACTTATGCATTCGCGTGCCTTGATGGCCAACGGGAGTATCCGCGGCGTCGAAAAGGCTGCCGCTGCGGTGGCTGAACTGGCCGCCGCTGGAAACGGGGTCTTGATACTCACCGCCCATAGCGCCAATTTTGAATTGATGGCCCGGGCTGTCGGTAACAGTGGCGTGGCCATGAGCGCCTTTTACCGGCCGATGCGGAACAGGCTGATAAACGATTTTCTGCTGGCCCAGCGATCAGCTGCCGGCGTGAGCTCGGTGGGCAGGGGCAGTGCCTTGCGCGAAATAGTGAGCGTTCTTGCTGCCGGCGGCGTGGTGGCGGCGCCCCTGGACCAGAACCAGGGCCTTGGGAGGGGGGTTTTCGTGGATTTTTTTGGTCGTCCGGCCTGTACGTCGACCATGCTGGCGAGGTTGTCGCTGGCAAGCTCGGCCCCCGTTCTGCCGGTGTTTGCCAGCTGGGACAGCGACGGCCTCGTGATTGATGTGAGGCCGGCAGTGCATCCGCCGCTGTCACCGGCGGACAGGCGACAGGCGGCTGTAGATCTTACGGGGAGCTATACCGAGCTCGTAGAGCAGCAGGTGCGCTCATGGCCCGAGCAGTGGAACTGGGCCCACCGCCGCTGGAAGACCCGTCCAGCGGCCGAATCGGCAGCCGCTGAATAACCTCAGCTTCAGCTCAGCGTAACCGGGCTGAAGCCGCTTCAGACAAATTAGATTTACTTGTGTAATCAGGGCGTAATCATTTGATCCGGTAATCCTGCTTCATTAGCTTGGAAGGACCGACCCTGCTGACCCTCTCGCGTGGGAAGCCAGCAGGTGCTGCGGCTAAATCTGATGATAGAGAGGCAGTTAAATGGCTGAAGTCCCCTCGGAGACTACTGTGCGAGAAAAGCCCGTAGAGCAGGTCGATACGGTCGTGATTCGCTTTGCCGGAGACTCCGGCGATGGCATGCAGCTGACGGGCACGCAGTTTACCAACGAGTCGGCCATAGCGGGTAACGATATCGCCACCCTGCCTGACTATCCGGCCGAGATCAGGGCACCCGCCGGCACGCTCGCGGGTGTGAGTGGCTTCCAGGTCAATTTTTCCGAGGGCCGGGTCTTTACCCCCGGCGATCGCCCGGACGTGCTCGTGGTCATGAACCCCGCAGCTTTGAGTGTGAACATCGCCGACCTGAGGGACGGCGGCATACTGGTGGCCGACAGCGACGCGTTTACGCTCTCCAATATTCGTAAGGCAGGAATGGACGGGGACCCGCTCGCCGACGCGAGTCTCAACAAGAGGGTTCGCGTATTCGCGGTGCCGCTCACCCGTATGACCACGGACTCCATTGCCGACATGGGCCTGCCCAAAAAGACAATGGTTAGGTGCAAGAACTTCTTTGCACTGGGTCTTTGTTCCTGGATGTTCAATCGTCCGATTGAACAGACCCTTGCCTGGATAGGGATCAAGTTCGCGAAGTCACCAGCCCTCGTTGAGGCAAACACGCGGGTGTTCAAGGCGGGCTGGAACTTTGGCGAGACCACCGAGGTGTTTGTTCACACCTACGAGGTCAAACCGGCCAAGATCGAGCCGGGTACCTACACCAACATGACCGGGAACAGGGCCCTGGCGCTGGGGCTCATGGCGGCGGCATCGAAGGCGGGCAAGAGTATGTTCTTTGGCTCGTACCCCATCACTCCGGCCAGTGATATCCTCCACGAGCTGGCGGCACATAAGAACTTTGACGTCACCACCTTCCAGGCCGAAGACGAAATCGCGGCAGTGTGTTCGGCTATAGGCGCGTCTTTCGGGGGCGCCCTCGGGGTAACTGCGTCAAGCGGTCCCGGCATAGCGCTCAAGGGTGAGGCCATGGGCTTGGCGGTGATAACAGAATTGCCGTTGGTAATCGTCAACGTTCAGCGCGGAGGGCCAAGCACGGGCCTGCCGACCAAGACCGAGCAGGCCGACCTCATGCAGGCCTTGTACGGGCGTAACGGGGAGAGCCCCCTGGCCATCGTCGCGCCGGCGACCCCCGTGGAGTGCTTCAACATGGCCTTCGAGGCTGTTCACGTGGCGCTCAAGTACATGGTGCCGGTGATGATACTGTCGGACGGTTACCTGGCCAACGGCGCCCAGCCGTGGAAGATCCCGGACTACGACGAACTCCCCGACATCTCGGTCCGCTACTGGAAGGGAGACCTGGGTTTTCATCCCTACCTGCGCAACGAGGACACCTTATCGAGGCCCTGGGTGATACCGGGCACGCCGGGCTTTGAGCACCGCATCGGTGGCCTTGAGAAAGACTACAACTCGGGTGACATCAGTTACGACCCAGCTAACCACGAGCGCATGACGCGGGTGCGAGCAGAAAAGATTGAGCGTGTGAACGAGGACCTCAATCCGCTCTGTGTTGAGGGCAGCGAACTGGGCGAGTTGCTCATGGTGGGCTGGGGTTCTACCTACGGTGCCCTGGCCCAGGCGACCGAAGAGCTCAACGCTGAGGGTCTGGCCACCGGGCATCTTCACCTCAGGTGGCTCAACCCACTTCCCGTCGAAGAGCTGAAACGGATTTTTGCGAGATACAAGACCATAGTGGTCCCCGAGCTGAACATGGGCCAGTTAGTGCGAATTCTCAGGGAACGGCTCCTGGTTGACGCCATACCGGTGTCGCGGGTACAGGGGCAACCGTTCAAGGTAGGCGAACTCAAGGCGAGGGTGAAAGCCATAGTGGAGGAAGGTCGATGAGTGGCGAGCAGGCAAAACTGAATCGCAAGGATTTCGTCAGCGATCAGGATGTTCGTTGGTGTCCGGGTTGTGGCGACTACGCGATACTCGCGCAGGTGCAGCGGGTGATGCCCGAGCTGAACATACCGCGCGAAAACATAGTGTTCGTTTCGGGCATAGGCTGTTCCAGCCGCTTCCCTTACTACATGAACACCTACGGCTTCCACAGCATTCACGGTCGGGCCACGGCCATTGCTTCGGGACTCAAGCTGGCCAGGCCGGAACTGTCGGTGTGGGTGGTTACGGGTGACGGCGATGGCCTGAGCATCGGCGGCAATCATCTCATCCACCTCCTGCGGCGTAACCTGGATATCAACGTACTGCTGTTCAATAACGAGATTTATGGTCTCACCAAGGGGCAGTACTCTCCCACGTCGAGGATGGGCCAGATTACCAAGTCGAGCCCGCTGGGTGTGGCCGATCATCCTTTTGATACGGTTTCGTTGGCGCTAGGGGCCGACGCGACCTTTGTCGCGCGCACTGTTGATACCGAGACCCAGCATCTCCAGTCGATGCTTACCCGGGCCGTTGAGCACAAGGGGACCTCGTTTATTGAGATCCTGCAGAACTGTCCTATCTTTAACGATGGAGCCTTTGAGGAGGTCTCGGGCAAAGGTTCTCGTATTCAGAACCAGTTGGTTCTCGAGCACGGGCAGCCGCTGCTTTTTGGTCCCGAGGATGCCCGTATGGGTGTGGCCCTGGGCAAGGACATGTCTCCGCAGGTCGTGAATATGGAGTCGACGCCAGAGGAACAGGTGCTTTTGCACGATGAAACCAACGAAGCCCTCGGGTTTTTTCTAAGTCGCCTGGAGCGGCCCGAATTCCCCGTGCCGTTGGGTGTTATACGAGCCATGGACAGGCCGATTTACGAGAAGGAAGTCGCGGCACAGGCTAAACGCGCACTCAGTGAGATGGGGCAGCCCGACTTCAACAAGCTGTTCTGTGGCGGGGACACTTGGACAGTCGAATAGGGCGCTTGTAAGCTCATCGGCCAGGCCCTGGGGCAACCCTGGGAGCGGAAACGGGAGAAGACAGAGATGGAAGAGATCGAAGGAGTTGAAGAATTCATCGACGAGAGCATAGAAGAACTCAAGGGGGTAAGGGGCGATGGCGTGCTCGACGAAGACGCGCTGCGCGAGCCCGTGAGTACGCTCGAACCGCGTAAGCCGGTGGTGGTCGGTCCGCAAACACCGGCACTCGAGGCCGTGGCCGTGATGCGGGAGCAGGGAATGGGCTGCGTGCTGGTCGTCCGGTCTAATCGCTTAAAGGGAATTTTCACAGAGAGGGACGTCCTGAACAACCTGGTCGGGATGGGCACGGAGGTGGCCAAGACCCCGGTGCGCAAGTTGATGACGGGTAACCCCGAGACTCTCAGGCCCAGTGATTCAATTGCCTACGCTTTGAACAAGATGAGCCTCGGCGGCTATCGGCACATCCCGCTGGTCGACAACTCGGATGCGCCGGTGGGAGTCATTTCGGTCAAGGACATCGTCAACTACCTGGTCAAGCTGTTTCCCAAGAGCGTGATGAATCTGCCCACCCTGCCGCGAGGTAATTACGCCCGCGAAAGAGAAGGCGCCTGACACGGGGATGCGTGTTTCTGCCGGGTTTGCTGGTGACCACGCCTCTGGGCGTTGGCCTCGGCCACGCGCTTCGGCGCACAGGATATGGGCCCGGGGTCTTTCATACCGGGCATACTTGCGATAAACAGGATATAGCGGAGGTGTGGCGGAATGGCAGTGGATCAGCAAGGTAGTGTCATGTCGGAAGTCCTGGGCGGTGGCCTGGGCAAAGCCTTGGGTGAACTCAGCGTGGGCGACGCGCTTGAGTCGCTGAGGTTACAGGTCGACGGCCTGATCGATCAGCTCGCCGGTGCCGAAGCCGAAGCGCGGGTCTCGCCGCATGAGCGCGAGCGCCCGGAAACACCGAGGACAGCCCCTGAGACCGAGCATTCGCAAGAAACACCCGGTACGCGCAAGCAAGGCGATAGAGAGCAGGGCGGGCGGCAAGGCGGCCCTGCTGGTCTCGACCACGCTCACGGTCTCGAAACCGAAATCGAATCTCTCAGCGGCAAGGTAGAGTCGGCGACCGACATGCTGGCTTCCCTGACTGACTTGCTCGAAGCCCAGGCGGAGCGCTTGGAAACCCTGGAACTGCAGGTCGGTGATCCGGACTTCGATCGTCCCCTGTCGCGCGAACCCTCGGCTGTGGTTTTTCCTTCGGTTGATGCCCTCGCAGCTGAAGAGCCGTTGCCCGCTGAATCCCCGTTTTCTGCCGAAAGCCCGTTGCGAGAAGAAGCCCTGTTGGGGGAGGAGGAGCATCCCGTCGAAGCTGGTCAGTCGCTGCGGTCGGCTGCTTCTGTTTCCGGCGC
This genomic stretch from Candidatus Binatota bacterium harbors:
- a CDS encoding 2-oxoacid:acceptor oxidoreductase subunit alpha gives rise to the protein MAEVPSETTVREKPVEQVDTVVIRFAGDSGDGMQLTGTQFTNESAIAGNDIATLPDYPAEIRAPAGTLAGVSGFQVNFSEGRVFTPGDRPDVLVVMNPAALSVNIADLRDGGILVADSDAFTLSNIRKAGMDGDPLADASLNKRVRVFAVPLTRMTTDSIADMGLPKKTMVRCKNFFALGLCSWMFNRPIEQTLAWIGIKFAKSPALVEANTRVFKAGWNFGETTEVFVHTYEVKPAKIEPGTYTNMTGNRALALGLMAAASKAGKSMFFGSYPITPASDILHELAAHKNFDVTTFQAEDEIAAVCSAIGASFGGALGVTASSGPGIALKGEAMGLAVITELPLVIVNVQRGGPSTGLPTKTEQADLMQALYGRNGESPLAIVAPATPVECFNMAFEAVHVALKYMVPVMILSDGYLANGAQPWKIPDYDELPDISVRYWKGDLGFHPYLRNEDTLSRPWVIPGTPGFEHRIGGLEKDYNSGDISYDPANHERMTRVRAEKIERVNEDLNPLCVEGSELGELLMVGWGSTYGALAQATEELNAEGLATGHLHLRWLNPLPVEELKRIFARYKTIVVPELNMGQLVRILRERLLVDAIPVSRVQGQPFKVGELKARVKAIVEEGR
- a CDS encoding 2-oxoacid:ferredoxin oxidoreductase subunit beta gives rise to the protein MSGEQAKLNRKDFVSDQDVRWCPGCGDYAILAQVQRVMPELNIPRENIVFVSGIGCSSRFPYYMNTYGFHSIHGRATAIASGLKLARPELSVWVVTGDGDGLSIGGNHLIHLLRRNLDINVLLFNNEIYGLTKGQYSPTSRMGQITKSSPLGVADHPFDTVSLALGADATFVARTVDTETQHLQSMLTRAVEHKGTSFIEILQNCPIFNDGAFEEVSGKGSRIQNQLVLEHGQPLLFGPEDARMGVALGKDMSPQVVNMESTPEEQVLLHDETNEALGFFLSRLERPEFPVPLGVIRAMDRPIYEKEVAAQAKRALSEMGQPDFNKLFCGGDTWTVE
- a CDS encoding CBS domain-containing protein, producing the protein MEEIEGVEEFIDESIEELKGVRGDGVLDEDALREPVSTLEPRKPVVVGPQTPALEAVAVMREQGMGCVLVVRSNRLKGIFTERDVLNNLVGMGTEVAKTPVRKLMTGNPETLRPSDSIAYALNKMSLGGYRHIPLVDNSDAPVGVISVKDIVNYLVKLFPKSVMNLPTLPRGNYAREREGA